One Acetobacter ghanensis DNA window includes the following coding sequences:
- a CDS encoding amino acid permease translates to MTASSSTPQKTALAGAGKTPEGYHRGLGKRQIQMISLGGAIGTGLFLGAGSRLQAVGPSLALVYLVCGIFAFLMLRALEELVMYRPSSGSFVSYTQEFLGPRASYVAGCMAFFNWAVTGIVDITAVAMYMHFWPSFTAVPQWVFALMALLLVTGMNLTGVKWFGELEFWLSLVKVVALGGFLVLAIIVLAMRVPVDGHTTGLHLVTENGGLFPHGFLPALVLIQGVIFAYASIELIGTAAGECNDVRSVLPQAINNVIWRIAIFYVGTITLLVLLLPWTSYQAGVSPFVTFFSKLGVPGIDSIMNIVVLTAALSSLNSGLYSTGRVLRALALDGSAPRYLKSMNSQSVPSAAILSTVAIYLVGVVLNYYLPSKIFEIMLSMASLGILSTWTFIVLCQMQLRKKIRKGEIAPTSFPMPGAPFTSWITLAFFVGVIGLMAFDYPIGSFTVAGIPVLVLVLALGWRALRNTPPHEPVPQTVPSVVLTEDLIDSHNPSQTNIP, encoded by the coding sequence ATGACTGCGTCCTCCTCCACGCCCCAAAAGACCGCCCTCGCTGGTGCTGGCAAAACGCCAGAAGGGTACCATCGTGGACTGGGCAAACGACAGATTCAGATGATCTCTCTGGGCGGGGCCATTGGCACAGGGTTGTTCCTTGGCGCAGGCAGCCGCCTGCAGGCCGTGGGGCCATCACTCGCGCTGGTTTATCTGGTGTGCGGCATTTTTGCGTTTCTGATGCTGCGCGCTTTGGAGGAACTGGTCATGTACCGTCCCTCCAGCGGCAGCTTTGTCTCCTACACGCAGGAGTTCCTTGGCCCCCGCGCATCCTACGTTGCCGGGTGCATGGCGTTCTTTAACTGGGCGGTTACCGGCATTGTGGATATTACTGCCGTTGCCATGTACATGCACTTCTGGCCCAGCTTTACCGCCGTGCCACAATGGGTGTTCGCCCTTATGGCGCTCCTGCTTGTAACAGGCATGAACCTGACGGGCGTCAAATGGTTTGGGGAGCTGGAGTTCTGGCTCTCTCTCGTCAAGGTTGTGGCCCTTGGGGGCTTTCTGGTTCTGGCCATTATTGTACTGGCCATGCGCGTCCCTGTGGATGGGCACACCACTGGCCTACACCTTGTAACCGAGAATGGCGGCCTGTTCCCGCACGGCTTTCTGCCCGCTCTTGTTCTTATTCAGGGTGTGATCTTTGCCTATGCCAGTATTGAACTGATCGGCACCGCTGCGGGTGAATGCAATGACGTACGCAGCGTACTGCCACAGGCCATTAACAACGTTATCTGGCGGATTGCCATTTTTTACGTTGGCACCATAACGCTGCTCGTCCTGCTTCTGCCATGGACATCGTATCAGGCTGGCGTCAGCCCGTTTGTTACGTTTTTTTCCAAGCTGGGTGTCCCCGGTATTGATAGCATCATGAACATTGTGGTGCTGACTGCGGCTCTCTCCAGCCTCAACTCTGGCCTGTATTCCACAGGCCGGGTGCTGCGTGCCCTTGCGCTGGATGGGTCGGCCCCGCGTTACCTCAAGTCCATGAACAGCCAGTCTGTTCCCTCTGCCGCCATCCTTAGCACTGTTGCCATCTATCTGGTTGGTGTTGTGCTGAACTACTATCTGCCCAGCAAGATTTTCGAAATCATGCTCAGCATGGCGTCTTTGGGCATTCTTAGCACATGGACCTTTATTGTTCTGTGCCAGATGCAGCTGCGCAAAAAAATTCGTAAAGGCGAAATTGCGCCAACATCTTTCCCCATGCCCGGCGCACCTTTTACATCATGGATCACGCTGGCCTTTTTTGTAGGCGTTATCGGGCTTATGGCGTTTGATTACCCCATAGGGTCCTTTACCGTTGCGGGTATTCCCGTGCTTGTCCTTGTGCTGGCATTGGGGTGGCGTGCACTACGCAATACCCCCCCGCACGAACCCGTCCCCCAGACCGTGCCTTCCGTTGTGCTGACCGAAGACCTGATTGACTCGCACAACCCCAGCCAGACGAATATACCCTAA
- a CDS encoding M16 family metallopeptidase has protein sequence MLFRKATVSRARAAAFVAGLALCGSALSPLSAVAQVPSASMPSTLVPPSLSSAQVVRATLPNGLKVVIVPNRLAPVVTTEINYLVGSAEVPKGFPGTAHALEHMMFRGSKGLDKDQLAAVGTRLGGSYNADTTEDVTQYFYTAQAQDLPVLLKIEALRMNSLTLSEADWSKERGAIEQEVSRDLSSPAYRYLEQLQAILFAGTPYEHDALGTRPSFDKTKAADLRAFYEKWYAPNNAVLVIVGNVNPVTTLQLVEDAFGAVPRKTLPARHKVSPVPPPAKTLTLATDYPVGFATLAFPMPGSSAADYATADVLSDVLASQRGALYDLVPQGKALFAGFEYAPKKEAGFGLALAAFPKGGDAAKAMADMRGVLETIRKNGVPADLVEAAKRREIAQMQFAANSVSGLASTWSTALAFQGLDAPGDLVAAYQAVTPEAVNKLAATLLDPAHAVSAILTPESSGNPVSGKGFGGAESFASSPDKPVKLPDWAEKALLKLDKPEPTPQPYVSTLSNGIKLIVWPSHVSHTVQVTGQVRQTPSLQQPEGLDGVNDVTEALFSYGTTQYDRLAFQKALDDIPAWESAGSSFSLQVLTPDFAKGVSLLAENELHPAFADKDFQVVRQQVAQAQAGELLSPEHLFSRAIKQAVLPPKDPTLREATPQSIMRVTRDDVQAYYKKVWRPDQTTIVVTGDVTPEKAQAVLEQNFGGWKAEGPAPNIDLPAVPLSKASHAQVPDRSSVQDEVVLAETLGLTAAHPDHFMLQLGNEVLGGGLFSSRLYRDLRVKTGYVYTVGSSFEWGRTRGMYTVNYGADPDKVGKAQAAAVRDIKAMQSAPPSEDELALAKASLLRSLPLARASLDRIAAQYLHLAELGLPLDNADRGAQAYYNATGADVQAAFRQWIRPDDLSSIVKGPAPAL, from the coding sequence ATGCTGTTTCGTAAAGCTACCGTTTCCCGCGCAAGGGCTGCCGCATTTGTTGCGGGGCTGGCTCTGTGTGGGAGCGCACTTTCGCCTCTTAGCGCCGTAGCACAGGTGCCCTCTGCTTCCATGCCTTCCACGCTTGTTCCGCCTTCGCTCAGTAGTGCGCAGGTTGTGCGGGCTACTTTGCCAAATGGCCTCAAAGTAGTCATCGTGCCTAATAGGCTGGCGCCCGTGGTTACAACGGAAATCAATTATCTTGTTGGCTCGGCAGAAGTGCCAAAGGGCTTTCCCGGTACGGCTCATGCGCTGGAACATATGATGTTTCGTGGCAGCAAAGGGCTGGACAAGGACCAGCTTGCTGCTGTGGGAACGCGCCTAGGTGGCAGCTATAATGCGGACACAACCGAGGACGTAACCCAGTATTTTTACACGGCGCAGGCACAGGACCTGCCAGTTCTGCTTAAAATTGAAGCCCTGCGCATGAACAGTCTGACCCTGTCCGAGGCGGACTGGAGCAAGGAGCGTGGCGCGATTGAGCAGGAAGTCTCGCGCGACCTGTCCAGCCCCGCCTACCGCTATCTTGAGCAGTTGCAGGCCATTTTGTTTGCGGGCACGCCGTACGAGCATGACGCACTGGGCACACGGCCATCTTTTGATAAAACAAAAGCGGCTGACCTGCGTGCATTTTACGAAAAATGGTACGCGCCCAACAATGCCGTTCTGGTTATTGTGGGGAATGTAAACCCGGTCACGACCTTGCAGCTTGTGGAAGATGCGTTTGGAGCTGTTCCACGTAAAACATTGCCAGCACGGCACAAGGTTTCTCCCGTGCCGCCGCCAGCCAAAACGCTTACGCTGGCAACCGATTACCCGGTAGGGTTTGCAACGCTAGCCTTCCCCATGCCCGGTTCTTCCGCTGCCGATTACGCCACAGCAGATGTGCTGTCTGATGTGCTGGCCAGCCAGCGTGGCGCGTTGTATGACCTCGTGCCCCAAGGCAAGGCGCTGTTTGCCGGGTTTGAATATGCCCCCAAAAAAGAAGCCGGGTTTGGGCTTGCTCTGGCGGCGTTCCCCAAAGGGGGAGATGCTGCAAAGGCTATGGCGGATATGCGGGGTGTGCTGGAGACTATTCGTAAAAACGGCGTTCCGGCGGATCTGGTGGAAGCAGCCAAGCGGCGCGAAATTGCACAAATGCAGTTTGCAGCCAATTCGGTGAGCGGTCTGGCATCCACATGGTCCACAGCTCTGGCTTTTCAGGGGCTGGATGCACCGGGGGATCTGGTTGCTGCTTATCAGGCTGTCACGCCAGAAGCGGTTAACAAACTGGCCGCTACCCTGCTGGACCCCGCCCATGCAGTTTCGGCCATTCTTACGCCGGAAAGTTCAGGCAATCCGGTCTCTGGCAAGGGGTTTGGTGGAGCTGAGTCCTTTGCGTCTTCTCCTGATAAACCGGTCAAACTGCCAGACTGGGCAGAAAAAGCCCTGCTCAAGCTGGACAAGCCAGAACCCACACCCCAGCCATATGTCAGCACCTTGTCCAATGGCATTAAGCTGATTGTCTGGCCGTCCCATGTCAGTCATACCGTTCAGGTTACGGGGCAGGTCAGGCAGACTCCCTCCTTGCAGCAGCCTGAAGGGTTGGATGGGGTGAATGATGTGACCGAAGCCCTGTTCTCATACGGGACCACACAGTATGACCGCCTGGCCTTCCAGAAGGCTCTGGACGACATTCCCGCGTGGGAAAGTGCAGGAAGTTCCTTCTCTTTGCAGGTGCTGACACCAGATTTTGCAAAAGGTGTGTCGCTTCTGGCGGAAAATGAGCTGCACCCGGCATTTGCGGATAAGGATTTTCAGGTTGTACGCCAGCAGGTTGCGCAGGCACAGGCCGGGGAGCTGCTTTCTCCCGAACATCTGTTTAGCCGCGCCATAAAACAGGCTGTTCTGCCACCCAAAGATCCGACCCTGCGGGAGGCTACGCCTCAGTCTATCATGCGTGTTACGCGGGATGATGTGCAGGCCTACTATAAAAAGGTCTGGCGACCAGACCAGACCACCATTGTTGTGACGGGTGACGTGACCCCGGAAAAAGCGCAGGCTGTTCTGGAACAAAACTTTGGTGGTTGGAAGGCAGAAGGGCCTGCTCCCAATATTGACCTTCCGGCTGTACCACTCAGCAAGGCGTCTCACGCGCAGGTGCCTGACAGAAGCAGCGTGCAGGATGAGGTGGTTCTGGCAGAAACGCTGGGCCTGACAGCCGCTCACCCCGACCATTTTATGCTCCAGTTGGGGAATGAAGTGCTGGGTGGTGGATTGTTCTCCTCCCGCCTGTATCGTGATCTGCGTGTGAAAACTGGGTATGTTTATACGGTTGGCAGTTCGTTCGAATGGGGCCGCACCCGTGGGATGTACACTGTTAACTACGGTGCAGACCCGGATAAGGTAGGCAAGGCACAGGCTGCAGCGGTGCGGGATATTAAAGCCATGCAGTCCGCGCCACCATCGGAAGATGAACTGGCACTGGCCAAAGCCTCGTTGTTGCGGAGTTTGCCGCTGGCCCGCGCCAGTCTGGACAGAATTGCTGCGCAGTACCTGCACCTAGCCGAACTTGGTCTGCCGCTGGATAATGCAGACCGGGGTGCACAGGCTTATTACAATGCCACTGGTGCAGATGTGCAGGCAGCATTCCGGCAGTGGATCAGGCCAGATGACCTGTCCTCCATTGTAAAGGGGCCTGCTCCTGCATTGTAA
- the uvrB gene encoding excinuclease ABC subunit UvrB — protein MGASSSSTASRGKKRASLSERAASLPPVTFEPDRQSPRPRLRRMEVVSEYEPAGDQPQAIKELVTGVEGHERDQVLLGVTGSGKTFTMAKVIEATQKPTLILAPNKTLAAQLYGEMKQFFPNNAVEYFVSYYDYYQPEAYVPRSDTYIEKDSQINEQIDRMRHAATQALLERNDVIIVASVSCIYGIGSVETYSRMVVKLELGGEIDRDKLIKSLVELQYRRNDAAFSRGAFRVRGESIDIFPVQNEDRAWRVSLFGDEVDGIIEFDPLTGEKTADLQEITIYANSHYVTPRPTLNQAVRSIKHELRERLDQFTHEGKLLEAERLDQRTTFDLEMLETTGVCKGIENYSRYLSGRKPGDPPPTLFEYLPEDALLIVDESHVTVPQIGGMERGDHARKSILSDFGFRLPSCLDNRPLNFAEWDKFRPQTIFVSATPGPWEMERTGGVFAEQVIRPTGLIDPVTIIRPVEHQVDDLLAECRETIAKGGRVLVTTLTKRMAEDLTDYMNEAGIRVRYLHSDVDTLERIEIIRDLRMGAFDVLIGINLLREGLDIPECSLVAILDADKEGFLRSRTSLIQTIGRAARNVDGRVLLYADKMTDSLTYAVEETARRREKQMAWNEAHGITPQSVRKHIGDIVGSVFEQDYVTVAPDEETGVAEFVGQDLSTTIAGLEKRMREAAAELEFETAGRLRDEIKRLEALQLGLDAPAPSSSKGDQAVGRRKSGKGQVPRPLGPGGGGYEPKPGKGRGRRRS, from the coding sequence ATGGGTGCTTCATCTTCCTCCACCGCGTCGCGCGGAAAAAAACGGGCTTCTCTGAGCGAGCGGGCCGCTAGTCTGCCACCAGTTACCTTTGAACCGGACCGCCAGTCGCCTCGTCCGCGGCTGCGGAGGATGGAGGTTGTCTCCGAGTATGAACCGGCAGGCGACCAGCCACAGGCTATCAAGGAGCTTGTGACCGGAGTGGAGGGGCATGAGCGGGATCAGGTTCTGCTGGGTGTGACAGGGTCGGGCAAGACCTTCACCATGGCCAAGGTGATTGAGGCAACCCAGAAGCCGACTCTCATTCTTGCGCCCAACAAAACGTTGGCAGCCCAGTTGTATGGGGAAATGAAGCAGTTTTTCCCTAACAATGCTGTGGAATATTTTGTCAGTTACTATGACTATTACCAGCCGGAAGCCTATGTGCCGCGCTCGGATACCTATATTGAAAAAGATAGTCAGATTAACGAGCAGATTGACCGTATGCGCCATGCGGCAACACAGGCGCTGCTGGAACGTAATGATGTTATTATTGTTGCATCCGTCTCGTGTATTTACGGTATTGGCTCGGTGGAAACCTACTCCCGCATGGTGGTCAAGTTGGAGTTGGGGGGCGAGATTGATCGAGACAAGCTGATTAAAAGCTTGGTCGAATTGCAATATCGTAGAAATGATGCGGCTTTTTCACGCGGGGCCTTCCGTGTGCGGGGCGAGAGTATTGATATTTTTCCCGTGCAGAACGAGGACCGAGCCTGGCGTGTTTCGCTTTTTGGCGATGAGGTGGACGGTATTATCGAGTTCGATCCGCTTACGGGGGAAAAAACAGCGGATCTGCAGGAAATAACCATTTACGCCAACAGCCATTATGTCACACCCCGCCCAACGCTTAATCAGGCCGTCAGGAGCATAAAGCACGAACTGCGCGAGCGGCTGGACCAGTTTACCCATGAGGGCAAACTGCTGGAGGCCGAGCGGCTGGACCAGCGGACGACATTTGATTTGGAAATGCTGGAAACAACAGGTGTGTGCAAGGGAATTGAAAATTACTCCCGTTACCTGTCTGGCCGTAAGCCGGGGGACCCACCGCCAACCCTGTTTGAATACCTGCCCGAAGATGCGCTGCTTATTGTGGATGAAAGCCACGTAACTGTTCCCCAGATCGGAGGCATGGAACGGGGAGACCATGCGCGTAAATCCATTTTGTCAGACTTCGGGTTTCGTCTTCCTTCCTGTTTGGACAATCGGCCACTTAATTTTGCGGAATGGGATAAATTTCGCCCCCAGACCATTTTTGTCAGCGCCACACCCGGCCCGTGGGAAATGGAGCGCACAGGCGGCGTGTTTGCCGAACAGGTTATTCGTCCTACCGGGCTGATTGACCCTGTCACAATCATCCGCCCTGTCGAACATCAGGTGGATGATCTGCTTGCCGAATGCCGTGAAACCATAGCCAAGGGCGGGCGGGTGCTGGTTACAACCCTGACCAAGCGCATGGCCGAAGACCTGACCGATTATATGAACGAGGCCGGTATTCGGGTCCGGTATCTGCATTCGGATGTGGATACGCTGGAGCGGATCGAGATTATCCGCGACCTGCGTATGGGTGCGTTTGATGTGCTGATTGGCATTAACCTGCTGCGTGAGGGGTTGGATATTCCCGAATGTTCGTTGGTGGCTATTCTGGATGCGGATAAGGAGGGCTTTCTGCGCTCCCGCACATCGCTCATCCAGACCATTGGCCGTGCTGCACGAAATGTGGACGGGCGAGTGCTGCTATACGCGGACAAAATGACTGACTCCCTGACCTACGCAGTCGAAGAAACCGCCCGCCGCAGGGAAAAACAGATGGCATGGAACGAGGCGCATGGCATTACACCGCAGAGTGTGCGCAAACATATAGGCGATATTGTTGGGTCCGTATTTGAGCAGGATTATGTGACCGTAGCCCCGGATGAAGAAACAGGGGTAGCCGAATTTGTGGGGCAGGACCTGAGCACCACTATTGCCGGGTTGGAAAAACGGATGCGTGAAGCCGCGGCAGAACTGGAGTTTGAAACAGCAGGCCGTCTGCGGGACGAAATTAAAAGGCTGGAGGCTCTGCAACTCGGTCTGGACGCACCAGCGCCATCCTCTTCCAAGGGCGATCAGGCAGTCGGACGGCGGAAATCAGGCAAAGGGCAGGTGCCCCGTCCGTTAGGGCCGGGCGGTGGCGGGTATGAGCCAAAACCCGGCAAAGGCCGCGGCAGACGGCGCTCCTGA
- the dinB gene encoding DNA polymerase IV: MPTPIRRIIHIDMDAFYASVEQRDNPALKGRPVAVGHCQERGVVAAASYEARKFGVRSAMPSLIARRKCPELVFVSPRFDAYRAVSAQIHAVFSRYTSLIQPLSLDEAYLDITHPLLRRASATAIAEEIRTSIFEQTGLTASAGVSYNKFLAKLASDHRKPNGLFVIPPGMGEAFVAPLPVGTFHGIGPATARRMNSLGIHTGADLRACPLDILKHHFGKAATFYYGIARGVDNRPVEANRPRKSLGKETTFLQDLHTESELVQAMAMLASQVWTACQKREITGRTVTLKLRHSDFTQLTRSQSFPQPVQNEAALQQAAVRLLAPLLPLSKPVRLLGVSLTGLVVPGQIEADRQLSLLP; encoded by the coding sequence ATGCCTACGCCCATACGCCGCATTATCCACATCGACATGGACGCATTTTATGCCTCCGTCGAACAACGGGACAACCCAGCCCTTAAAGGGCGGCCGGTTGCTGTAGGGCACTGTCAGGAACGGGGTGTTGTCGCTGCTGCCAGCTACGAGGCCCGCAAATTTGGCGTGCGTTCGGCCATGCCCTCCCTTATTGCGCGGCGCAAATGCCCCGAACTGGTTTTTGTCTCCCCCCGTTTTGATGCTTACCGCGCCGTATCCGCCCAGATACACGCCGTTTTTTCCCGCTATACGTCACTCATACAGCCTCTCTCGCTTGATGAGGCGTATCTGGATATTACGCACCCGCTGCTCCGCCGCGCCTCAGCAACCGCCATTGCGGAAGAAATTCGGACCAGTATTTTTGAGCAAACCGGGCTCACCGCCTCTGCTGGCGTCTCCTACAACAAGTTTCTGGCCAAGCTGGCATCTGACCACCGCAAACCCAATGGATTATTTGTTATTCCGCCCGGTATGGGAGAAGCCTTTGTAGCCCCCCTGCCCGTTGGTACCTTCCACGGTATTGGCCCTGCAACGGCCAGACGTATGAACAGCTTGGGTATTCACACCGGTGCGGACCTGCGCGCCTGCCCGCTGGATATTCTCAAACACCATTTTGGCAAGGCAGCTACCTTTTACTACGGTATTGCCCGTGGGGTGGATAACCGGCCGGTCGAGGCCAACCGTCCGCGTAAGTCCTTGGGAAAAGAGACAACCTTCCTCCAGGACCTCCATACCGAATCCGAACTTGTGCAGGCTATGGCCATGCTGGCAAGCCAAGTCTGGACTGCATGTCAGAAGCGCGAAATTACTGGCCGCACGGTTACGCTCAAACTCCGCCATTCCGACTTTACCCAGCTCACCCGGAGCCAGTCATTCCCGCAGCCCGTCCAGAACGAGGCCGCATTGCAACAGGCCGCGGTCCGGCTGCTTGCTCCCCTACTCCCACTTAGCAAACCGGTCCGGCTGCTGGGGGTCTCCCTCACAGGGCTTGTTGTACCGGGGCAAATTGAGGCTGATCGCCAGCTTTCCCTGCTCCCTTGA
- a CDS encoding 2OG-Fe(II) oxygenase family protein has product MTTSESTIRPDYAALMQAPVCAEPFTHIVVPHFIRKDDLPRLFASLPAIGSGGSFPPQSLKLSPLVQALVQEMEGPELRRIIAQKLDLDLESAPSMLTIRGRTREKDGRIHTDSTAKRVTILLYLNPAGPDWEKQEGCLRLLRSPHDIEDYAKEVRPVDGTLLVFPNGPTTWHGHKQFVGSRYTIQLNYMTEDAKARSELRRHKLSALAKKLPLPSMGY; this is encoded by the coding sequence ATGACCACGTCAGAATCCACCATCCGGCCCGATTATGCAGCCTTAATGCAGGCCCCCGTATGTGCAGAGCCATTTACGCACATTGTGGTGCCGCATTTTATTCGCAAGGATGACCTGCCCAGACTGTTTGCAAGTCTTCCCGCCATTGGCTCAGGGGGGTCATTCCCGCCGCAGTCGCTCAAACTGTCTCCTCTTGTGCAGGCACTGGTGCAGGAGATGGAAGGCCCGGAACTGCGTCGGATTATTGCCCAAAAGCTGGACCTTGATCTGGAGAGTGCCCCTTCCATGCTGACCATTCGTGGCCGCACGCGTGAAAAGGATGGGCGAATTCATACCGACTCTACGGCCAAACGTGTGACAATCCTGTTGTACCTTAACCCTGCCGGACCGGATTGGGAAAAACAGGAAGGCTGCCTGCGTCTGCTCCGTAGTCCGCATGATATTGAGGATTACGCAAAGGAAGTACGGCCTGTGGATGGCACGCTGCTCGTTTTTCCCAATGGTCCAACCACATGGCATGGCCACAAGCAATTTGTGGGGTCACGCTACACCATTCAGCTTAATTACATGACTGAGGACGCCAAAGCCCGCTCGGAGCTCCGGCGGCACAAGCTCTCGGCGCTCGCCAAAAAACTGCCTTTGCCCAGTATGGGTTATTAG